From a region of the Nitrospira sp. genome:
- a CDS encoding glycine C-acetyltransferase codes for MAYSSLKASLQTQLTDIRARGLYKVERRLLSPQGADIRVAQGHVLNLCANNYLGLANHPAIVQAARKGLETYGYGMASVRFICGTQDLHKQLEQAISEFLGTEDSILYSSCFDANGGLFEVLLDEQDAVISDALNHASLIDGIRLCKAKRFRYAHSNMAELEARLQESSDCRLRLIATDGVFSMDGDLAKLDQIVELAERYDAAVVVDDSHATGVLGPKGRGTPAHFGVADRIEIVTSTLGKTLGGATGGFTSGKAEVVELLRQRSRPYLFSNALPPPVAAGALCALDLVKQGDHLRESICANAALFREQLASLGFRLVPGEHPIIPVMLGDAILAASMAEALLKEGVYVVGFSYPVVPLGQARIRTQMSAAHTTDQLKQAVEAFARVGRSLSVIR; via the coding sequence ATGGCGTATAGCTCACTTAAAGCGTCTCTCCAAACTCAACTAACCGATATCAGAGCCCGCGGTCTCTATAAGGTCGAACGTCGATTGTTGAGTCCGCAGGGTGCCGACATCAGAGTGGCGCAAGGCCACGTGCTGAATCTCTGCGCGAATAATTATCTGGGATTGGCCAATCACCCCGCCATTGTGCAAGCCGCCCGCAAAGGGCTGGAAACGTATGGTTATGGTATGGCTTCAGTGCGGTTCATCTGCGGCACGCAAGATCTGCACAAACAGCTGGAACAGGCCATCAGTGAATTTCTCGGCACCGAGGACTCGATCCTATACAGTTCGTGCTTTGATGCGAATGGAGGATTGTTCGAAGTCTTGTTGGATGAGCAGGATGCCGTCATCAGTGATGCGTTGAATCATGCCAGCCTCATCGACGGCATCAGACTGTGCAAGGCCAAACGTTTCCGGTATGCCCATTCCAACATGGCAGAACTTGAAGCTCGGCTGCAGGAATCGAGTGACTGCCGCCTGCGGCTGATCGCAACCGATGGCGTGTTCTCGATGGATGGCGATCTGGCCAAATTGGATCAGATCGTGGAGCTTGCGGAACGGTACGATGCGGCGGTGGTGGTCGATGACAGTCATGCGACCGGGGTCCTCGGCCCCAAGGGACGGGGCACACCGGCTCATTTCGGGGTCGCCGACAGAATCGAGATCGTCACCAGCACATTGGGGAAGACACTCGGCGGCGCGACCGGCGGATTTACATCCGGGAAGGCCGAGGTGGTCGAGCTGCTGCGCCAACGGTCGAGGCCCTATCTGTTTTCGAATGCGCTTCCCCCTCCCGTCGCGGCGGGTGCATTGTGTGCCCTGGATCTGGTGAAGCAAGGCGACCATCTCAGGGAAAGCATTTGCGCCAATGCCGCCCTTTTCCGGGAACAGCTGGCTTCCCTTGGTTTCAGGCTCGTTCCTGGGGAGCATCCGATCATCCCCGTTATGTTAGGTGATGCCATCCTGGCCGCGTCTATGGCGGAAGCGTTACTGAAAGAAGGAGTCTATGTCGTCGGGTTCAGTTATCCGGTGGTGCCGCTAGGGCAGGCAAGGATCAGGACTCAAATGTCGGCTGCCCATACGACCGATCAGCTCAAGCAAGCCGTGGAGGCGTTTGCGCGGGTGGGACGATCGCTCAGTGTGATCCGCTAG
- a CDS encoding polyisoprenoid-binding protein, whose protein sequence is MKIGERWMRGVVITGLLTLLPLGVEAETTHWDIDPDHSAIEFRVAHMVVSRTSGRFMNYRGFVEMDTDAKTFKAIEATITAESINTNHEKRDAHLRTADFLDVKQFPTITYKMKQYQKQGDTYTVIGHFTLRGVTKEVTLVGTFNGVTKDPWGNTRAGFTAQGKLNRKEFGMIWNKTLDSGGLVVGEEVEIRLDIECIQANNP, encoded by the coding sequence ATGAAGATCGGTGAGAGATGGATGCGGGGAGTCGTGATCACGGGATTGTTGACGCTCCTCCCGCTAGGCGTCGAGGCGGAAACGACTCACTGGGATATCGACCCGGATCATTCGGCGATTGAGTTCCGTGTCGCCCATATGGTGGTGTCAAGGACATCGGGGCGGTTCATGAACTACCGTGGATTTGTCGAGATGGACACGGACGCCAAAACCTTCAAAGCCATTGAAGCCACGATCACCGCCGAGTCGATCAACACAAACCACGAAAAACGCGACGCGCATCTCCGCACTGCCGATTTCTTGGACGTCAAACAGTTTCCGACGATAACGTACAAGATGAAGCAGTACCAGAAACAGGGAGACACCTACACGGTAATCGGTCACTTCACCCTGCGTGGCGTGACCAAAGAGGTCACGCTCGTTGGAACCTTCAATGGTGTGACCAAAGATCCCTGGGGCAACACCCGAGCCGGATTCACCGCTCAGGGAAAGCTGAACCGCAAAGAGTTCGGCATGATTTGGAACAAAACGCTCGACAGCGGCGGACTCGTCGTCGGAGAAGAAGTGGAAATCCGGCTTGATATCGAGTGCATCCAAGCGAACAATCCGTAA
- a CDS encoding type II toxin-antitoxin system Phd/YefM family antitoxin, with amino-acid sequence MKKSNTVHAENTVTATKAKASFSAVLAKAGYQGQRIVIKKGARPTAVILGYDDYQRLVDLEDRYESALLTKSLKDDRFLTLDDMTKRLGL; translated from the coding sequence ATGAAGAAGTCGAACACTGTCCACGCAGAAAACACGGTGACGGCGACTAAGGCCAAGGCGAGTTTCTCAGCCGTCTTAGCCAAAGCCGGCTATCAGGGGCAGCGGATCGTGATTAAGAAAGGGGCGCGCCCGACCGCCGTAATCCTTGGTTATGATGACTATCAGCGATTGGTTGATTTAGAAGATCGTTACGAGTCCGCCCTCCTCACCAAAAGCCTCAAGGACGATCGATTCCTGACCCTCGATGATATGACCAAGCGTCTAGGCCTGTGA
- a CDS encoding energy transducer TonB, whose product MVHPAITRLILASGVPIVVLSLALLQDDARADSQPVASQAFSSGKRWVTFDFAGSNHSGDIQLGQPLELSITLGGVAQGHAPLVAICESSHFQLQVVTFTPDPSSMVMKATTTLEPVPPTQLSVNPNISRIQFTFARSNEKKFERIMTRIVYVTLEPPELPSRAKEPSPLDQDESSASDLATDQAEPLPAAIPLASGPVIEEDLLPPPSAEQPQSYWHRVSHLVSRSWSHTVRRVRHSPSSETVHVRFRLYPGGRAQLIQIEKGSGAREIDEAGIHAILHAQPFPVFPQDLGSEPIDVHVLMKTEAKGGQGSRAVINPEKPRPTSRLLKK is encoded by the coding sequence ATGGTTCATCCGGCTATTACCCGTCTGATCTTGGCTTCCGGCGTTCCGATCGTTGTATTGAGCCTCGCGCTTCTTCAGGACGACGCGCGAGCAGACTCTCAGCCTGTGGCGTCTCAGGCATTTTCTTCCGGAAAACGATGGGTCACGTTCGATTTCGCCGGTTCGAATCACTCCGGGGATATCCAACTCGGCCAACCGCTCGAATTGTCGATTACACTCGGCGGAGTCGCCCAGGGCCATGCGCCGTTGGTCGCCATCTGTGAATCAAGCCATTTCCAGTTACAGGTCGTGACATTTACACCCGATCCTTCATCCATGGTGATGAAGGCAACTACGACCCTTGAACCCGTTCCACCAACCCAACTGTCGGTGAACCCGAACATTTCACGGATACAATTCACATTCGCCAGATCCAATGAAAAGAAGTTCGAACGGATCATGACACGCATCGTGTACGTCACGTTGGAACCACCGGAACTACCTAGTCGCGCCAAGGAGCCGTCGCCGCTCGATCAAGATGAATCGAGCGCAAGCGATTTGGCCACGGACCAAGCTGAACCACTGCCGGCCGCTATTCCATTGGCCAGCGGGCCGGTGATTGAAGAAGATCTCCTGCCGCCCCCCTCAGCGGAACAGCCGCAATCCTATTGGCACCGAGTGAGCCACCTCGTCAGCCGAAGCTGGAGTCATACCGTGCGCCGAGTCCGCCACTCCCCGTCCAGCGAGACCGTGCATGTACGATTTCGGCTCTATCCCGGTGGACGAGCCCAGTTGATCCAGATTGAAAAAGGATCCGGGGCTCGTGAGATTGATGAAGCCGGTATCCATGCCATCCTCCACGCGCAACCATTTCCGGTGTTTCCCCAGGATTTGGGATCGGAGCCCATCGATGTCCACGTGCTGATGAAGACAGAGGCGAAGGGAGGACAGGGATCTCGTGCGGTCATCAACCCTGAGAAACCTCGCCCAACTTCGAGATTGCTGAAGAAATGA
- a CDS encoding zinc-dependent alcohol dehydrogenase family protein, translating into MKAMVLNHTSDVSSSPLQLQDRPIPVPKPDQVLVKVHTCGVCRTDLHVVEGELPDIALPLIPGHQAVGTVIQVGSEISEVKEGDRVGIAWLQGTCGHCAFCTSGRENLCVQAKFTGYQVDGGYAEYVAVPARFAYPIPSTFSDDEAAPLLCAGIIGYRALRLSGIQPGQRLGLYGFGASAHIAIQIARHWNCQVYVSSLKPEHQALARQLGAVWVGGATDSPPDTLHGSIIFAPAGELVPRALRALDRGGTLALAGIHMSPIPSLDYDREVFGERVIRSVTANTRQDGLDLLREAAAIPIKPHTIRFPLEQANRALQELKAGTFQGAAVLTM; encoded by the coding sequence ATGAAAGCGATGGTGCTCAACCATACGAGCGATGTCTCCAGCAGTCCCTTGCAACTTCAAGATCGGCCGATTCCTGTTCCGAAGCCTGATCAGGTTCTCGTCAAAGTTCATACCTGTGGAGTCTGTCGGACAGACCTTCACGTGGTCGAGGGAGAACTTCCCGACATTGCATTGCCCCTGATCCCCGGCCATCAAGCCGTTGGTACGGTGATACAAGTTGGCTCCGAGATCTCTGAGGTCAAGGAGGGGGACCGTGTGGGGATTGCCTGGCTTCAGGGCACATGTGGACATTGCGCATTCTGCACAAGCGGGCGGGAAAATCTCTGCGTACAGGCGAAGTTTACCGGCTATCAGGTCGACGGGGGCTATGCCGAGTATGTGGCCGTACCCGCACGATTTGCCTACCCAATCCCGTCGACCTTCTCGGATGATGAAGCGGCGCCCTTGCTCTGTGCTGGGATCATCGGATATCGCGCCTTGCGTCTCAGCGGCATTCAGCCAGGCCAGCGTTTGGGACTTTATGGATTCGGCGCATCAGCGCATATCGCCATCCAGATCGCGCGCCACTGGAACTGCCAGGTCTACGTCAGTTCCCTCAAGCCGGAGCATCAGGCTCTGGCAAGACAACTTGGAGCAGTCTGGGTGGGCGGGGCAACGGATTCGCCGCCCGATACACTGCACGGGTCGATCATCTTCGCGCCCGCCGGGGAGCTCGTTCCTCGGGCATTACGAGCGCTCGACCGAGGGGGGACCTTAGCCTTGGCGGGCATTCATATGTCGCCGATTCCCTCGCTGGACTATGATCGTGAAGTGTTCGGCGAGCGGGTGATCCGCAGTGTCACCGCCAACACAAGACAGGACGGGCTCGATCTCCTGCGCGAAGCAGCCGCCATCCCTATCAAACCGCATACGATCCGTTTTCCTCTTGAGCAAGCCAACCGCGCGTTGCAAGAGCTTAAGGCGGGGACCTTCCAGGGAGCGGCGGTTCTCACCATGTGA
- a CDS encoding type II toxin-antitoxin system RelE/ParE family toxin has product MSYSLEFSEAVFATLEDLGHSDAKRLRQVFLKILTLRRTPRPPDSEQLAHFTYRGFTGFRVTQGEYRIIYAIDEKAKVVKVARVLHRDRDYRELDRI; this is encoded by the coding sequence GTGAGTTATTCGCTCGAGTTCTCAGAGGCCGTTTTCGCGACGCTTGAAGATCTTGGACATTCCGATGCCAAACGGCTCCGCCAGGTCTTTCTCAAGATTCTTACTCTCCGCCGTACCCCCCGTCCTCCTGACTCCGAACAACTCGCGCATTTCACCTACCGGGGTTTTACTGGATTTCGGGTGACACAGGGAGAATATCGCATCATCTATGCAATCGATGAAAAGGCTAAGGTGGTGAAAGTGGCCAGGGTCCTGCACCGCGACCGGGATTATCGAGAGCTGGATCGCATTTAA
- the tdh gene encoding L-threonine 3-dehydrogenase — protein MQALVKIAAGPGLTLRDWADPTPGPHDAVVKVAATSLCGTDAHIYRWDEWAQKRIQPPRIIGHELCGHVVEVGREVSLVKVGDYVAAESHLTCGACFQCRTGQAHVCKNYKILGVDRDGSYAEYVVLPEGVLWHTDSGIPPELACVQEPLGNAVDAALAEDLTGHTVLITGCGPTGLFAAAVARTAGAATIIASDVSDYRLGLAKQVGVDHVLNAKTESAERVEAAILDMTGGEGVDAALEMSGNPTALHQAFRAVKNGGRVTLFGIPTGSVCFDLPNEIIFKGIRVYGITGRRLFGTWYRLAGLFKAGLDIRPVVTHSFPLREFATGFELIQSGQCGKVVLFP, from the coding sequence GTGCAAGCACTCGTCAAGATTGCCGCAGGACCGGGTTTAACTCTGAGGGATTGGGCTGATCCGACCCCTGGTCCACATGATGCTGTCGTGAAAGTAGCCGCCACGTCATTGTGTGGAACCGATGCGCATATCTACCGGTGGGACGAATGGGCGCAGAAGCGTATCCAGCCTCCACGCATCATCGGCCATGAATTGTGCGGCCACGTCGTGGAGGTTGGGCGTGAGGTTTCTCTCGTCAAGGTCGGTGATTACGTCGCGGCCGAGTCGCACCTGACCTGTGGAGCGTGCTTCCAGTGCCGGACGGGACAGGCGCACGTGTGCAAGAATTATAAGATTCTCGGGGTCGACCGAGACGGGTCCTACGCAGAGTATGTCGTCTTGCCTGAGGGTGTTCTGTGGCACACGGATTCGGGAATCCCTCCGGAATTGGCTTGTGTGCAGGAACCTCTCGGGAATGCGGTTGACGCGGCGCTTGCTGAAGATCTCACCGGTCATACGGTGTTGATCACGGGATGTGGTCCGACGGGCCTCTTTGCCGCTGCGGTCGCGCGAACCGCCGGCGCCGCCACAATTATTGCGTCCGATGTCAGCGACTATCGCCTTGGGTTGGCGAAGCAAGTCGGCGTGGATCATGTTCTCAATGCGAAGACGGAGTCAGCGGAACGAGTGGAGGCAGCGATCCTCGATATGACGGGCGGTGAAGGGGTGGATGCGGCGCTGGAAATGTCAGGGAATCCCACGGCCTTGCACCAGGCCTTCCGCGCAGTGAAGAACGGGGGGCGAGTGACTCTGTTCGGCATTCCGACCGGTTCGGTGTGCTTCGATCTGCCGAACGAAATTATTTTCAAGGGCATCCGCGTCTATGGAATCACCGGCCGTCGTCTTTTCGGCACGTGGTACCGGTTGGCAGGACTGTTTAAAGCGGGTCTCGATATTCGTCCGGTCGTCACCCATTCATTTCCATTGCGCGAGTTTGCGACCGGCTTTGAATTGATCCAGTCCGGCCAGTGCGGCAAAGTCGTCTTGTTCCCTTAA